A portion of the Sandaracinobacteroides saxicola genome contains these proteins:
- a CDS encoding TonB-dependent receptor, with protein MKIHGVTAVLALVLAGGGVRAQGVAEAAEAGGEIVVTGVREHYRVRETRAAKIDAPLRDIPQTIDSVSGELLRDQRALSIQDALKNVPGVGFSSGDGQRDQVTLRGFSAIADQYVDGFRDDSLYFRDLSNIERVEVIKGPAAVLYGRGSSGGLINRVRKLPGTHGGQVAASVGSFDAWRLEGDVGAAGDGVAGRLTGAIERGDSYRDQQFIRRGAVAPSLRVGDERTALLVQADWLDDERVTDFGIPAFRGRPVAVPRGTYYGAANARDVDTSRAKVWSASAVLTHEFAGGWRLRNGFRTYDYRLARNNTLPGSVNEVAQTVSLNRSNLRREETGWFNQSELSGDVMLGGMTHRLLLGVEVAHQVKDIVSRTKNGIAVVDLFAPVNPVLPLVLNVAPANDNRARFATLGLYVQDLVTLTPRLKAMLGLRFDRFRQTTQQRLPGQANLARTDRNWSPRAGLVWQPDGQQSWYVSWSRSFQPSGENGAIAVSNADIAPEITQNYEVGGKFEFLGGRLGATVALFRLQRDNIKSTDPVTLKLIPIGTQRTNGVEASVTGSLGDGFQLVAGYAWLDARVVKSIAVDAGQPVQGKRATITPEHSGNLWLTKDFGARWGLGVGANAVGSRFANPGNTVVLPGYVTADALGWVQLGRVRVQANVRNIFDRGYIVAGHGTNANLNLPGGPRTVLVTARVGW; from the coding sequence TTGAAAATCCATGGGGTGACGGCCGTGCTGGCGCTGGTGCTGGCAGGCGGCGGGGTTCGGGCGCAGGGGGTGGCGGAAGCGGCGGAGGCGGGCGGCGAGATCGTGGTGACCGGGGTGCGCGAGCATTATCGCGTGCGGGAGACGCGGGCCGCGAAGATCGATGCGCCGCTGCGCGACATTCCGCAGACCATCGACAGCGTCAGCGGCGAGCTGCTGCGCGACCAGCGGGCGCTGTCGATCCAGGACGCGCTGAAGAATGTGCCGGGGGTGGGCTTCTCCTCTGGCGATGGCCAGCGCGACCAGGTGACGCTGAGGGGATTCAGCGCCATTGCCGACCAATATGTCGACGGCTTCCGCGATGATTCACTGTATTTCCGTGACCTGTCGAATATCGAGCGGGTGGAAGTGATCAAGGGACCGGCGGCGGTGCTTTATGGCCGAGGATCGTCGGGCGGGCTGATCAACCGGGTGCGCAAGCTGCCGGGGACGCACGGCGGCCAGGTGGCGGCAAGTGTGGGCAGTTTCGATGCCTGGCGGCTGGAGGGGGATGTCGGCGCGGCGGGAGACGGGGTCGCCGGGCGGCTGACCGGGGCGATCGAGCGCGGCGACAGTTACCGAGACCAGCAGTTCATCCGGCGCGGCGCGGTGGCGCCATCGCTGCGGGTGGGCGATGAGCGCACGGCCTTGCTGGTGCAGGCGGACTGGCTGGACGATGAGCGGGTGACGGATTTCGGCATCCCGGCGTTCCGGGGCCGGCCGGTCGCGGTGCCGCGCGGCACCTATTATGGCGCGGCGAACGCGCGCGATGTCGATACCAGCCGGGCCAAGGTGTGGTCGGCGAGCGCGGTGCTGACGCACGAGTTCGCCGGCGGCTGGCGCCTGCGCAACGGCTTTCGCACCTATGACTATCGGCTGGCGCGCAACAACACGCTGCCCGGCAGCGTCAACGAGGTGGCGCAAACGGTGAGCCTGAACCGCAGCAACCTGCGGCGCGAGGAGACGGGGTGGTTCAACCAGAGCGAGCTGAGCGGCGATGTAATGCTGGGTGGCATGACGCACCGGCTGCTGCTGGGGGTGGAGGTGGCGCACCAGGTGAAGGACATCGTCAGCCGCACGAAGAACGGGATCGCGGTGGTGGACCTGTTCGCGCCGGTCAATCCGGTGCTGCCGCTGGTGCTGAACGTGGCGCCGGCGAACGACAACCGGGCGCGGTTCGCGACGCTGGGGTTGTATGTGCAGGATCTGGTGACGCTGACGCCACGGCTGAAGGCGATGCTGGGGCTGCGGTTCGACCGGTTCCGGCAGACGACGCAGCAGCGGCTGCCGGGTCAGGCGAACCTGGCGCGGACCGACCGCAACTGGAGCCCGCGCGCCGGGCTGGTGTGGCAGCCGGACGGGCAGCAGAGCTGGTATGTCAGCTGGAGCCGGTCCTTCCAGCCCTCGGGCGAGAATGGGGCGATCGCGGTGAGCAATGCCGACATCGCGCCGGAGATCACGCAGAATTACGAGGTGGGCGGCAAGTTCGAGTTTTTGGGTGGGCGGCTGGGGGCGACGGTGGCGCTGTTCCGCCTGCAGCGCGACAACATCAAGTCCACCGATCCGGTGACCTTGAAGCTGATCCCGATCGGCACGCAGCGCACCAATGGCGTGGAGGCGAGCGTGACCGGCAGCCTGGGGGACGGGTTCCAGCTGGTGGCGGGCTATGCCTGGCTGGACGCGCGGGTGGTGAAATCGATCGCGGTGGACGCCGGGCAACCGGTGCAGGGCAAGCGGGCGACGATCACCCCGGAGCATAGCGGCAATCTGTGGCTGACCAAGGATTTCGGCGCGCGCTGGGGGTTGGGGGTGGGCGCTAATGCAGTCGGCAGCCGTTTCGCCAATCCGGGGAATACGGTGGTGCTGCCCGGCTATGTCACCGCGGACGCGCTGGGCTGGGTGCAGCTGGGGCGGGTGCGGGTGCAGGCCAATGTGCGCAACATCTTCGACCGGGGGTACATTGTGGCGGGGCATGGCACCAACGCCAATCTGAACCTGCCCGGCGGGCCGCGGACGGTGCTGGTGACGGCGCGGGTGGGGTGGTGA
- a CDS encoding helix-turn-helix domain-containing protein, with product MTDPSSDSELLRGTGNLFADLGLADSSLRQLRAILAAEIIKTLDTERLTVRDAEARTGIAAADFSRIRQVRLDRFTIDRLMRILDRLNRDVRINISVTPRRGSALAA from the coding sequence ATGACCGACCCCTCGTCTGATTCCGAGCTGCTGCGCGGCACCGGCAACCTGTTCGCCGATCTCGGCCTCGCCGATTCCAGCCTGCGTCAGCTTCGCGCCATCCTGGCCGCCGAGATCATCAAGACCCTGGACACGGAGCGCCTGACCGTTCGCGACGCCGAAGCCCGCACCGGCATTGCCGCCGCCGACTTCTCCCGCATCCGGCAGGTCAGGCTGGACCGTTTCACCATCGACCGGCTGATGCGCATCCTCGACCGGCTGAACCGCGACGTCCGCATCAATATCTCCGTCACCCCGCGCCGCGGCTCAGCCCTCGCCGCCTGA
- the thiL gene encoding thiamine-phosphate kinase, protein MIAALRALATHPAARGLRDDAAVIDVPLGRRLVATHDVLVEGVHYTPACPAGDVAWKLVATNLSDLAAMGATPLGMLLGLTLAREAVWTADFIAGLGRVAALWDCPLLGGDTVSGPAVLGLTALGAAAAPLSRMGARVGDELWLSGTVGDAGLGLRMALGEMAVEGVLLKRYRRPVPRLGLGAALAGVASAAMDVSDGLLIDAARLGEASGVGVAIELDAVPLSDAVRALLPAGEAGVLAAAASGDDYELLFTAAPAAAGAVRAAGAAGKVAVTRIGRVLAGAGLRLRGADGPVALPARLGFEHGRGCNAG, encoded by the coding sequence GTGATTGCCGCGCTGCGGGCGCTGGCGACCCACCCGGCGGCGCGGGGGCTGCGCGACGATGCGGCGGTGATCGACGTGCCGCTGGGCCGGCGGCTGGTGGCGACGCATGACGTGCTGGTGGAGGGGGTGCACTACACCCCCGCGTGCCCGGCGGGCGACGTGGCATGGAAGCTGGTGGCGACGAACCTCTCTGACCTGGCGGCGATGGGGGCGACGCCGCTGGGCATGCTGCTGGGGCTGACGCTGGCGCGGGAGGCGGTGTGGACGGCGGATTTCATCGCCGGGCTGGGGCGGGTGGCGGCGCTGTGGGACTGTCCGCTGCTGGGTGGGGATACGGTGAGCGGGCCGGCGGTGCTGGGGTTGACGGCGTTGGGGGCGGCGGCGGCGCCGCTTTCGCGGATGGGGGCGCGGGTTGGCGACGAGCTGTGGCTGAGCGGGACGGTTGGGGATGCCGGGCTGGGGCTGCGGATGGCGCTGGGCGAGATGGCGGTGGAGGGCGTGCTGCTGAAGCGATACCGCCGGCCGGTGCCGCGTCTGGGGCTGGGGGCGGCACTGGCGGGCGTGGCGAGCGCGGCGATGGATGTGAGCGACGGATTGTTGATCGACGCCGCGCGGCTGGGAGAGGCGAGCGGGGTGGGGGTGGCGATCGAGCTGGACGCCGTGCCGCTGTCCGACGCGGTGCGGGCGTTGTTGCCGGCGGGGGAGGCGGGCGTGCTGGCGGCGGCGGCGAGCGGGGATGATTATGAGCTGCTGTTCACGGCGGCGCCGGCGGCGGCCGGGGCGGTGCGGGCGGCGGGGGCGGCGGGCAAGGTGGCGGTGACGCGGATCGGGCGGGTGCTGGCGGGCGCGGGGTTGCGGTTGCGGGGCGCTGATGGCCCGGTGGCGCTGCCGGCGCGGCTGGGGTTCGAGCATGGGCGGGGTTGCAACGCCGGATAA
- a CDS encoding phosphotransferase family protein, with protein sequence MHPLETLLATALTRHWQAPVTVTGLKRFHGGAARETFRFDATTPTATQGLVLRRDPASSLIETDRAVEYHVLARAHAAGLPVPEPLLLATDPDSFGAPGFLMREIPGGRAAFVSEKNPYADIADTAGAQLFTALGRLHALSPTAADLAILPDGRPAARLAHWRREIEAHSSRAQPVAQAALRWLAARCPPDPPRPAIVHGDFRSGNFLVDDRGLLAILDWEMAHIGDPHEDLAWCFDPLWAHNDSRVAALLPQDTAIAAWEAASGHRFDPTHWTWWRMFAGLVGLAIWIRSAHEVATFKTVDPVMVYAGLIPYRFHAAQLARMLEEFT encoded by the coding sequence TTGCACCCGCTTGAGACCCTCCTCGCCACCGCCCTTACCCGCCACTGGCAAGCGCCCGTCACCGTCACCGGCCTGAAGCGCTTCCACGGCGGCGCCGCTCGCGAGACCTTCCGCTTCGACGCCACCACCCCCACCGCCACGCAGGGCCTGGTGCTGCGCCGCGACCCCGCCTCCAGCCTGATCGAGACCGACCGCGCCGTCGAATATCATGTCCTCGCCCGCGCCCACGCCGCCGGGCTGCCGGTGCCCGAACCGCTGCTGCTCGCCACCGACCCCGACAGCTTCGGCGCGCCAGGCTTCCTGATGCGCGAAATCCCCGGCGGCCGCGCGGCGTTCGTCTCCGAGAAAAATCCCTATGCCGACATCGCCGACACCGCTGGCGCGCAACTCTTCACCGCGCTCGGCCGCCTGCACGCCCTCTCCCCCACCGCCGCCGACCTCGCCATCCTCCCCGATGGCCGGCCCGCCGCCCGCCTCGCCCATTGGCGGCGGGAGATCGAGGCGCACAGCAGCCGCGCGCAACCCGTCGCACAGGCCGCCCTGCGCTGGCTCGCCGCCCGCTGCCCGCCGGACCCGCCCCGGCCCGCCATCGTCCACGGCGATTTCCGCTCCGGCAACTTCCTCGTCGACGACCGCGGCCTCCTCGCCATCCTCGACTGGGAGATGGCGCACATCGGCGACCCGCACGAGGATCTCGCCTGGTGCTTCGACCCGCTCTGGGCGCACAACGACAGCCGCGTCGCCGCCCTGCTGCCGCAGGACACCGCCATCGCCGCCTGGGAGGCTGCCAGCGGCCACCGCTTCGACCCCACCCACTGGACCTGGTGGCGCATGTTCGCCGGCCTCGTCGGCCTCGCCATCTGGATCCGCTCGGCGCACGAGGTCGCCACCTTCAAGACCGTCGATCCGGTGATGGTCTATGCCGGCCTCATCCCCTACCGCTTTCACGCCGCCCAGCTGGCGCGCATGCTGGAGGAGTTCACATGA
- the nusB gene encoding transcription antitermination factor NusB: MRTPRKKQAALADARARRSAARLAAVQAIYQHWTAATPVARLLHEFHDHRLGAEIEDEQYLAADAAFFDDVVTGVLLRQDELDMAIAERLAEGWTLGRLDRLMHAILAAGAYELVARADVPRGAVVNEYVEVARAFYPASEAGFVNALLDRLGKAVRPEGVAA; the protein is encoded by the coding sequence ATGCGAACCCCCCGAAAGAAACAGGCCGCGCTGGCCGATGCGCGTGCCCGCCGGTCTGCCGCGCGGCTGGCCGCGGTGCAGGCGATCTATCAGCATTGGACGGCGGCGACTCCGGTGGCGCGGCTGCTGCACGAGTTCCACGACCACCGGCTGGGGGCGGAGATCGAGGACGAACAGTATCTGGCGGCGGATGCGGCATTTTTCGACGATGTGGTGACGGGCGTGCTGCTGCGGCAGGACGAGCTGGATATGGCGATTGCCGAGCGGCTGGCCGAGGGCTGGACGCTGGGGCGGCTGGACCGGTTGATGCACGCCATCCTGGCGGCGGGTGCCTATGAGCTGGTGGCGCGGGCGGATGTGCCGCGCGGCGCGGTGGTGAACGAATATGTCGAGGTGGCGCGGGCCTTCTATCCGGCGAGCGAGGCGGGGTTCGTGAACGCGCTGCTCGACCGGTTGGGGAAGGCCGTGCGTCCGGAAGGGGTGGCGGCCTGA
- the guaB gene encoding IMP dehydrogenase, giving the protein MEIRPALTFDDVLLVPAESGVLPSQADTATHITRGIRLTIPILSSAMDTVTEADMAIVMAQAGGIGVLHRNLSVAEQVQAVRQVKRFESGMVVNPITMTPDQTLGDALALMQHHRISGIPIVEPAPAGQPGRLIGILTNRDVRFAENPAQPVSELMTASNLAIVPAGVSQEEARRLLHARRIEKLLVVDNENRCVGLITVKDIEKAVTYPNATKDGAGRLRVAAATTVGADGFDRSAALIDAECDLIVVDTAHGHSLRVAEAVAALKKRSNHVQIIAGNVATAEATRALIDAGADGIKVGIGPGSICTTRVVAGVGVPQLTAVMDCAEAAWKADVPVIADGGLRTSGDIAKALAGGASAVMIGSLLAGTEEAPGDTFLYQGRAYKSYRGMGSVGAMARGSADRYFQQDIKDQLKLVPEGIEGQVPFKGPARDVLHQLVGGVKAAMGYTGAATLADFRTRARFVQITNAGLRESHVHDVTITREAPNYPSR; this is encoded by the coding sequence ATGGAAATCCGCCCCGCCCTCACCTTCGACGACGTGCTGCTCGTCCCCGCCGAATCCGGCGTCCTGCCGTCGCAGGCCGACACTGCCACCCACATCACCCGCGGCATCCGCCTCACCATCCCCATCCTGTCGAGCGCGATGGACACGGTGACCGAGGCGGACATGGCCATCGTCATGGCGCAGGCCGGCGGCATCGGCGTCCTCCACCGCAACCTCAGCGTGGCGGAACAGGTCCAGGCGGTCCGCCAGGTCAAACGCTTCGAATCGGGCATGGTCGTCAACCCCATCACCATGACGCCGGACCAGACGCTGGGGGACGCGCTCGCCCTGATGCAGCACCACCGCATCAGCGGCATTCCCATTGTCGAGCCGGCGCCTGCCGGCCAGCCCGGCCGCCTCATCGGCATCCTCACCAACCGGGACGTGCGCTTCGCCGAAAACCCGGCGCAGCCTGTCTCCGAACTGATGACCGCCAGCAACCTCGCCATCGTCCCCGCCGGCGTCAGCCAGGAGGAAGCCCGCCGGCTGCTGCATGCCCGCCGCATCGAAAAACTGCTGGTGGTGGACAATGAAAACCGCTGCGTCGGCCTCATCACCGTGAAGGACATCGAGAAGGCCGTCACCTACCCTAACGCCACCAAGGATGGCGCGGGCCGCCTCCGCGTCGCCGCCGCCACCACCGTCGGCGCCGACGGCTTCGACCGCTCCGCCGCCCTCATCGACGCCGAATGCGACCTGATCGTCGTGGACACCGCCCACGGCCATTCGCTGCGCGTCGCCGAAGCCGTCGCCGCGCTCAAGAAACGCTCCAATCATGTCCAGATCATCGCCGGCAATGTCGCCACGGCCGAGGCGACCCGTGCCCTCATCGATGCCGGCGCCGATGGCATCAAGGTCGGCATCGGCCCGGGCAGCATCTGCACCACGCGCGTCGTCGCCGGCGTCGGCGTGCCACAGCTTACCGCCGTGATGGACTGCGCCGAAGCCGCCTGGAAAGCCGATGTCCCCGTCATCGCCGACGGCGGCCTCAGAACCAGCGGCGACATCGCCAAGGCGCTCGCCGGCGGCGCGTCGGCCGTGATGATCGGCAGCCTGTTGGCCGGCACCGAGGAAGCACCGGGCGACACCTTCCTCTACCAGGGCCGCGCCTACAAAAGCTACCGCGGCATGGGCAGCGTCGGCGCCATGGCCCGCGGCAGCGCGGACCGCTATTTCCAGCAGGACATCAAGGACCAGCTGAAACTCGTCCCCGAAGGCATCGAGGGCCAGGTCCCCTTCAAGGGTCCCGCGCGCGACGTCCTGCACCAGCTCGTCGGCGGCGTGAAGGCCGCCATGGGCTATACCGGCGCCGCCACGCTGGCCGACTTCCGCACCCGCGCCCGCTTCGTCCAGATCACCAACGCCGGCCTGCGCGAAAGCCACGTCCACGACGTGACGATCACCCGGGAAGCGCCCAACTATCCCAGCCGATGA
- a CDS encoding type II toxin-antitoxin system RelE/ParE family toxin: MLRPTRRPVSWLKSARKEFEEFPPRAISRALDALTVVADGGSPDIAKPLVGLGSGVWELVLRERGDAFRIVYALQLGDDIWVIHAFQKKSTQGIATPRHEIDLIRDRIKRLKEMLT; encoded by the coding sequence ATGCTCCGTCCAACCCGTCGCCCGGTCTCTTGGCTCAAGTCGGCACGGAAGGAGTTCGAAGAATTTCCACCTCGCGCGATCAGCCGTGCACTGGATGCCCTGACGGTCGTCGCCGATGGTGGAAGCCCGGATATCGCCAAGCCGCTCGTCGGACTTGGTTCTGGGGTATGGGAATTGGTCCTTCGGGAACGCGGCGATGCCTTCAGGATCGTTTACGCGCTTCAGCTTGGCGACGACATCTGGGTCATCCATGCCTTCCAGAAGAAATCCACGCAAGGCATCGCAACACCCCGTCACGAAATCGATCTCATCCGCGACCGGATCAAGCGCCTCAAGGAGATGCTGACATGA
- a CDS encoding tetratricopeptide repeat protein, translating to MMKSLSLLALAAALAITAPALAQDKKAAAPAVKYNFSKPVQKLLAEAQKLQQAQDQAGALAKLREAEALPNRNADDNYMINMMKINAGIGLKDNAIMAEAIQGALASGRVDPAEQPKFLRNLGALAVQGNDLPKALGYFNQVLALTPGDYELMIQVAELQRRAGQNRESVQSFLKAIDVAQKAGQAPNEAWYRRALAIAYDSKLPAETTLASEALVTAFPKPVNWRDALVIFRESQRLDDQTNLDVLRLIRAANGLAGERDFVEYAETASLRGLPGEAKAVLDGGIAGGMLQASKPAVKELMASVTPKIAADKASLPALEKEAANAKNGRSAASTADAYLGYGNFAKAASLYSLALTKGGVDTNAVNTRLGMALAQSGDKAGAEKALAEVKGQPREQLARFWAIWARQK from the coding sequence ATGATGAAGTCCCTGTCGCTGCTGGCGCTCGCCGCCGCCCTCGCCATCACCGCCCCGGCCCTCGCGCAGGACAAGAAGGCCGCCGCCCCCGCGGTCAAATACAACTTCTCCAAGCCGGTGCAGAAGCTGCTGGCCGAGGCGCAGAAGCTGCAACAGGCACAGGATCAGGCCGGCGCTCTCGCCAAGCTGCGCGAAGCCGAAGCGCTGCCCAACCGCAACGCCGACGACAATTACATGATCAACATGATGAAGATCAACGCCGGCATCGGCCTCAAGGACAATGCCATCATGGCCGAGGCGATCCAGGGCGCGCTTGCCTCGGGCCGCGTCGACCCCGCCGAACAGCCGAAGTTCCTGCGCAACCTCGGCGCGCTCGCGGTGCAGGGCAACGACCTCCCCAAGGCGCTCGGCTATTTCAACCAGGTGCTCGCGCTCACGCCCGGCGACTATGAGCTGATGATCCAGGTCGCCGAACTGCAACGCCGCGCCGGCCAGAACCGCGAATCGGTGCAGAGCTTCCTGAAAGCCATCGATGTCGCGCAGAAAGCCGGTCAGGCGCCGAACGAGGCCTGGTACCGCCGCGCGCTCGCCATCGCCTATGACAGCAAGCTGCCCGCCGAAACCACGCTCGCCAGCGAAGCCCTGGTCACCGCCTTCCCCAAGCCGGTCAACTGGCGCGATGCGCTGGTGATCTTCCGCGAAAGCCAGCGCCTCGACGACCAGACCAACCTCGACGTGCTGCGCCTGATCCGCGCCGCCAATGGCCTCGCCGGGGAACGTGATTTCGTCGAATATGCCGAGACCGCCAGCCTGCGCGGCCTGCCCGGGGAGGCCAAGGCGGTGCTCGATGGCGGCATCGCCGGCGGCATGCTCCAGGCGAGCAAGCCCGCGGTCAAGGAACTGATGGCCTCGGTCACCCCCAAGATCGCCGCCGACAAGGCCTCGCTCCCCGCGCTCGAAAAAGAGGCCGCCAACGCCAAGAACGGCCGCAGCGCCGCCTCCACCGCGGACGCCTATCTCGGCTACGGCAATTTCGCCAAGGCGGCCTCGCTCTATTCGCTGGCGCTGACCAAGGGCGGCGTCGACACCAACGCCGTCAACACCCGCCTCGGCATGGCGCTCGCCCAATCCGGCGACAAGGCCGGCGCCGAAAAGGCCCTCGCCGAGGTCAAGGGCCAACCCCGCGAACAACTCGCCCGCTTCTGGGCCATCTGGGCCCGCCAGAAATAA
- the ruvX gene encoding Holliday junction resolvase RuvX — translation MITTDADAFAAALPVAGRLAGLDVGTKTIGLATSDATRGFATARETLARGAKFAADLAALRAFAAREALVGLVVGLPLSMDGRDSPQTQRVRAFARNCAPLGLPILLWDERWSTAAVERAMIAADVSRAKRAAKVDSLAAAHILEGALARLRAARLGEC, via the coding sequence GTGATCACCACCGACGCGGACGCTTTTGCCGCCGCGCTGCCGGTGGCGGGGCGGCTGGCGGGGCTGGACGTGGGGACGAAGACCATCGGGCTGGCGACGAGCGACGCGACGCGGGGGTTCGCGACGGCGCGGGAGACGCTGGCTCGCGGGGCGAAGTTCGCCGCCGACCTGGCGGCGCTGCGCGCCTTTGCCGCGCGGGAGGCGCTGGTGGGGCTGGTGGTGGGGCTGCCGCTGAGCATGGACGGGCGGGATTCGCCGCAGACGCAGCGGGTGCGGGCGTTCGCGCGCAACTGCGCGCCGCTGGGGCTACCGATCCTGTTGTGGGACGAGCGGTGGAGCACCGCGGCGGTGGAACGGGCGATGATCGCCGCGGACGTCAGCCGGGCGAAGCGGGCGGCGAAGGTGGACAGCCTGGCGGCGGCGCACATCCTGGAAGGGGCGCTGGCGCGGCTGCGGGCGGCGCGGCTGGGGGAATGTTGA
- a CDS encoding DUF3089 domain-containing protein: MARRFLWIFAVIILLIIAIGVVWQLAGDRLLRAAMVPGVRFAESAQAPAPDYARPAAWLARPGLASDPTRWTPADYRPAPKPAAATFFVNGTAFFGRDRWNAPLDDAGTNERLAKFARAQGSIFNGVSAVWVPRYRQATFGSFLVQQPNADAEAALDFAYGDVLRAFDAFVAAQAPGTPIILAGHSQGALHLLRLLRERVAGQPLAKRLVAVYAVGWPVSVSTDLSALGLPGCTRREQAGCVLSWQSWAADGDPAPLLAVYDAGTGFDGRPRRGTAALCVNPLTGGGGAAKAETNIGTLVGDGLVAKRVGAACDKRGLLILTPDLPDLGPYVLPGGNWHTYDMHLFWANLRADVEARLGVFGGASAGAR; encoded by the coding sequence GTGGCACGGCGGTTTCTGTGGATTTTTGCGGTCATCATCCTGCTGATCATCGCCATCGGGGTGGTATGGCAGCTGGCGGGGGACCGGCTGTTGCGGGCGGCGATGGTGCCGGGCGTGCGCTTTGCCGAGAGCGCGCAGGCGCCGGCGCCGGACTATGCCAGGCCGGCGGCCTGGCTGGCGCGGCCCGGGCTGGCGAGCGACCCGACGCGCTGGACGCCGGCGGATTACCGGCCGGCACCGAAGCCAGCGGCGGCGACCTTCTTTGTGAACGGCACGGCCTTTTTCGGCCGCGACCGCTGGAACGCGCCGCTGGACGATGCCGGCACCAACGAGCGGCTGGCGAAGTTCGCGCGGGCGCAGGGCAGCATCTTCAACGGGGTCTCGGCGGTGTGGGTGCCGCGATACCGGCAGGCGACGTTCGGCAGTTTTCTGGTGCAGCAGCCGAATGCGGACGCGGAGGCGGCGCTGGACTTCGCCTATGGCGACGTGCTGCGGGCGTTCGATGCCTTTGTGGCGGCGCAGGCGCCGGGGACGCCGATCATCCTGGCGGGGCACAGCCAGGGGGCGCTGCACCTGCTGCGGCTGCTCAGGGAGCGGGTGGCGGGGCAGCCGCTGGCGAAGCGCCTCGTCGCGGTTTACGCGGTGGGATGGCCGGTTTCGGTCAGCACCGACCTTTCGGCGCTGGGGTTGCCCGGCTGCACGCGGCGGGAGCAGGCGGGGTGCGTGCTGAGCTGGCAGAGCTGGGCGGCGGATGGCGATCCGGCGCCGCTGCTGGCGGTGTATGATGCCGGCACCGGATTCGACGGTCGGCCGCGGCGGGGGACGGCGGCGCTGTGCGTCAATCCGCTGACCGGCGGCGGCGGCGCGGCGAAGGCGGAGACGAACATCGGCACGCTGGTGGGCGACGGCCTGGTGGCGAAGCGGGTGGGCGCGGCATGCGATAAAAGGGGCCTGCTGATCCTGACGCCGGACCTGCCCGACCTGGGGCCCTATGTGCTGCCGGGGGGCAACTGGCATACCTATGACATGCACCTGTTCTGGGCCAACCTGCGGGCGGATGTGGAGGCGCGGCTGGGGGTGTTCGGCGGGGCTTCGGCGGGCGCGCGGTGA